A genomic region of Papaver somniferum cultivar HN1 chromosome 7, ASM357369v1, whole genome shotgun sequence contains the following coding sequences:
- the LOC113300480 gene encoding protein ALP1-like: MFQEKFVTQIRDMQNKKKISTATRKKKGNIHNLEQEKEKSETMLDIHSNMQEHDELKIKEEPEGNRKRPRITATPPKLIVSAGPNTLSGSTGGHRRLWVKDRSTAWWDSCNHPDFPEAEFRKAFRMSRSTFDMICEQLSSVVAKEDTMLRAAIPVQQRVAVCIWRLATGEPLRLVSKKFGLGISTCHKLVLEVCSAIKTVLMPKYLQWSSAEALDNVKENFEKISGIPNVVGSMYTTHIPIIAPKISVSAYFNRRHTERNQKTSYSITVQGVVDHKGVFTDCCIGWPGSMSDDQILAKSALYQRANGGLLKDVWIAGTTGYRLTDWVLVPYTQQHLTWTQHAFNEKIHEVQRVSKEAFTRLKGRWTCLRKRTEVKLQDLPAVLGACCVLHNICEMRNEEMDSELRFELFDDEMIAPSSLIRSTSSVQARDNIAHNLLHHGLAGTSFQ, translated from the coding sequence ATGTTCCAAGAAAAATTTGTTACCCAAATAAGAGACATgcaaaacaagaagaaaatcTCAACAGCAACAAGAAAAAAGAAGGGAAACATACACAATCTAgaacaagagaaagaaaaatcaGAAACCATGCTTGATATCCATTCTAATATGCAAGAACATGATGAGTTGAAAATAAAAGAAGAGCCGGAAGGTAATCGGAAACGTCCACGAATTACGGCAACTCCGCCTAAGCTCATTGTATCCGCCGGGCCGAATACTTTGTCAGGTTCTACTGGCGGTCACAGAAGACTATGGGTCAAAGATAGGTCGACAGCATGGTGGGATAGTTGTAATCATCCTGATTTCCCCGAAGCGGAATTCCGGAAAGCGTTCAGAATGAGTAGATCGACATTTGATATGATCTGCGAACAGCTGAGTTCGGTTGTTGCGAAAGAAGATACAATGCTAAGAGCTGCAATACCAGTTCAACAAAGGGTTGCTGTTTGCATTTGGAGATTAGCAACAGGTGAACCACTTAGACTTGTTtctaaaaaatttggtttaggtATTTCTACTTGTCATAAACTTGTTCTTGAAGTGTGTTCGGCTATTAAAACTGTTTTGATGCCAAAGTATTTGCAATGGTCTAGTGCTGAAGCATTAGATAATGTCAAGGAaaattttgaaaagatttctGGTATACCAAATGTTGTTGGTTCAATGTATACTACTCATATACCGATTATCGCGCCGAAAATTAGCGTGTCCGCTTATTTCAATAGACGACATACGGAAAGGAATCAGAAGACATCGTATTCGATTACAGTTCAAGGTGTTGTAGATCATAAAGGTGTTTTTACTGATTGTTGCATTGGTTGGCCTGGGTCAATGTCGGATGATCAAATTCTCGCAAAATCAGCTTTGTATCAAAGAGCTAACGGAGGATTACTAAAAGATGTTTGGATTGCTGGGACTACTGGTTATCGGTTAACAGATTGGGTTCTAGTTCCCTACACTCAGCAACATTTAACTTGGACACAACACGCGTTTAATGAGAAAATTCATGAAGTACAACGAGTTTCTAAAGAAGCATTTACAAGATTAAAAGGGAGATGGACTTGTTTGCGCAAACGAACCGAGGTCAAGCTACAAGATTTGCCTGCTGTTCTTGGAGCGTGTTGTGTTTTGCATAATATTTGTGAAATGAGAAACGAAGAAATGGATTCGGAACTGAGATTCGAGCTTTTTGATGATGAAATGATTGCTCCAAGTAGTTTAATTAGATCAACAAGTTCAGTGCAAGCGCGGGATAATATTGCTCATAATCTATTGCACCATGGTCTTGCAGGTACATCTTTTCAATAG